A window from Thioclava sp. GXIMD2076 encodes these proteins:
- a CDS encoding enolase C-terminal domain-like protein gives MTVLEQMMAPDTRSDDTIATLNLYLIESPIMMARQQGVGDVKGTVKRVLLRLVSKDGIEGWGEAAPWEVFTGTSEAAFAAIDVYLRELVIGWPLSNIRGLMAAMDRRIIGHGEAKLAIEMAMFDILGKRSGLSVAELLGGRVRDTIPLSFSIADPDFDADMERMKKMVPEGNTIFKVKTGVKPHAVDMAHLEAMRSEFGDRIDLRLDYNQALAPFGAMATLRDVAQFAPTFIEQPVPRDALAAMASFRDKLDAPILADESCFDAHDLLEVIRMKAADAISVKLMKAGGLLKGQGIMAIADAHRLPGYGGTLWEGGIALAAGTQFIAATPGMSLGCEFYMPHHVLTEDVLEERIPNQAGAVVVPKAPGLGIKVTDASVHANARVLATA, from the coding sequence ATGACGGTTCTGGAACAGATGATGGCGCCCGATACGCGCTCCGACGATACGATTGCGACGTTGAACCTTTATCTGATCGAAAGCCCGATCATGATGGCGCGCCAGCAGGGCGTGGGGGATGTGAAAGGCACTGTCAAACGTGTGCTGCTGCGTCTGGTCTCGAAGGACGGAATCGAAGGCTGGGGCGAGGCTGCGCCGTGGGAAGTGTTCACCGGCACATCCGAGGCGGCCTTCGCCGCAATAGACGTTTATCTGCGCGAGCTTGTGATCGGCTGGCCGCTGTCGAATATCCGTGGACTGATGGCTGCGATGGACCGTCGGATTATCGGTCATGGCGAGGCAAAGCTGGCCATCGAGATGGCGATGTTCGACATTCTCGGCAAGCGCTCGGGCCTGTCGGTGGCAGAGCTTCTCGGTGGACGGGTGCGGGATACGATCCCGCTATCCTTCTCGATTGCGGATCCAGATTTCGATGCGGATATGGAGCGCATGAAGAAGATGGTGCCCGAGGGAAACACGATCTTCAAGGTCAAGACCGGCGTGAAACCACATGCCGTCGATATGGCGCATCTTGAGGCGATGCGCTCGGAATTTGGGGACAGGATTGACCTGCGGCTTGACTATAATCAGGCGCTTGCGCCCTTTGGTGCCATGGCGACCCTGCGCGATGTCGCGCAATTCGCCCCGACGTTTATCGAGCAGCCCGTTCCAAGAGACGCCTTGGCGGCGATGGCCAGCTTCCGTGACAAGCTTGATGCGCCGATCCTTGCGGATGAAAGCTGTTTCGATGCGCACGATCTTCTCGAGGTCATACGCATGAAAGCCGCCGATGCGATTTCGGTCAAGCTGATGAAAGCGGGTGGCCTCTTGAAGGGGCAGGGGATCATGGCGATTGCCGATGCCCACCGACTGCCCGGCTATGGCGGCACTTTGTGGGAAGGCGGCATCGCTCTTGCGGCTGGGACGCAGTTTATCGCCGCGACGCCCGGCATGTCATTGGGGTGCGAATTCTACATGCCCCATCACGTTCTGACCGAGGATGTGCTGGAAGAGCGTATCCCCAATCAGGCAGGTGCGGTGGTCGTCCCCAAAGCTCCGGGGCTTGGGATCAAGGTGACCGACGCATCGGTTCACGCCAATGCGCGCGTGCTCGCGACGGCCTGA
- a CDS encoding amino acid ABC transporter ATP-binding protein, giving the protein MTAYSRVAASGDEPMIDVRALRKSFGDLEVLRNINFTVEPGGVVALIGPSGSGKSTLLRCINLLVIPDDGAIRVGETAFSFGQGARVPRAKALAAFRARTGMVFQSFNLFGHLTVLENIIEAPMQVRKMSRDQAEKLAMAQLEKVGLADRARQMPNTLSGGQKQRVAIARALAMEPEVMLFDEATSALDPELVGEVLATMKELAREGMTMVIVTHEIAFAREVADRVVFMRDGVVVEDGPARQVIDTPREEATRNFLSHFHAEQKKD; this is encoded by the coding sequence ATGACCGCGTATAGCCGTGTTGCCGCTTCGGGCGACGAGCCGATGATCGATGTCCGCGCCCTGCGCAAAAGCTTCGGGGATCTGGAGGTCTTGCGCAATATCAACTTTACCGTCGAGCCGGGGGGGGTGGTTGCGCTGATCGGGCCATCGGGTTCAGGAAAATCGACCCTGCTGCGCTGTATCAACCTGTTGGTGATCCCCGATGATGGTGCCATCCGCGTTGGCGAGACCGCGTTCAGCTTCGGCCAGGGCGCACGTGTTCCCCGTGCCAAAGCCCTTGCGGCGTTTCGGGCACGCACGGGCATGGTCTTCCAGAGCTTCAACCTGTTCGGTCACCTGACCGTGCTGGAGAATATCATCGAGGCCCCGATGCAGGTGCGCAAGATGTCGCGTGACCAAGCCGAAAAGCTGGCGATGGCCCAGCTTGAGAAGGTAGGGCTTGCAGATCGGGCCCGGCAGATGCCTAACACCCTGTCCGGTGGTCAAAAGCAGCGCGTCGCCATTGCCCGCGCCCTTGCGATGGAGCCGGAGGTGATGCTCTTTGACGAGGCAACATCGGCGCTAGATCCCGAACTGGTAGGTGAGGTTTTGGCCACCATGAAGGAACTGGCGCGTGAAGGTATGACGATGGTGATCGTCACCCACGAGATCGCCTTTGCACGGGAGGTGGCGGATCGCGTCGTCTTCATGCGTGACGGGGTTGTTGTCGAAGACGGGCCTGCGCGGCAGGTGATCGATACGCCGCGGGAAGAGGCGACCCGTAATTTCCTTTCGCATTTTCATGCAGAACAAAAGAAAGACTGA
- a CDS encoding amino acid ABC transporter permease — MYQWDFSILWTYRWLFLEGLGITCALTVAVVAGGLLVGLLGAGGMLLKNRFVNGVSIAVIELFRCTPILVQLIWCYYALPILTGLELTPITASILALSCYGGSFYSEIIRGGVLSIDTGQTEAGLALGMTPARTMRRIILPQAIRRMVPALMNQSILQFKNTSLVSVLAVPDLVYQGQIAAHDSFRPLETYTAVAAGYFMILLPLTIYVRHREKKFGSNR, encoded by the coding sequence ATGTATCAGTGGGATTTCAGCATTCTATGGACCTACCGCTGGCTCTTTCTGGAAGGTCTTGGCATTACCTGCGCCCTGACGGTTGCCGTGGTGGCCGGAGGCCTTCTGGTCGGATTGCTGGGTGCGGGCGGAATGCTGCTCAAAAACCGCTTTGTAAACGGTGTGTCTATCGCAGTGATCGAGCTGTTTCGCTGCACGCCCATCCTTGTGCAACTGATCTGGTGCTATTACGCATTGCCGATCCTGACGGGCTTGGAGCTGACCCCGATTACGGCCTCGATCCTTGCTTTGTCCTGCTATGGCGGTTCGTTCTATTCCGAAATTATCCGCGGCGGGGTGCTTTCGATCGATACGGGGCAGACGGAGGCAGGGCTTGCACTTGGCATGACGCCCGCCCGCACGATGCGGCGGATCATCCTGCCGCAGGCGATCCGGCGTATGGTGCCCGCGCTCATGAACCAGTCGATCCTGCAGTTCAAGAATACGTCTTTGGTATCTGTTCTGGCTGTGCCCGACCTTGTCTATCAGGGGCAGATCGCGGCGCATGACAGCTTCCGCCCGCTGGAAACCTATACAGCCGTGGCCGCCGGTTACTTCATGATCCTGCTGCCGCTGACCATCTATGTCCGCCACCGCGAGAAGAAATTCGGGAGTAATCGCTGA
- a CDS encoding transporter substrate-binding domain-containing protein, which produces MMNRRRFATVLGASAAGALVAGKGAFAQGQSSLERVKASGVLRIGGIADGAPYYQKGVTDGKWRGFYIDICQKLADDLGLKLDITETTWGNSVLELQANKLDVFFGLNPTPERQKVIDFSGPVFKNAFSLVTKKGVEGKTWKDFDKAELSIAVDAGSSHDAAVTRHLPDANVVRLKTQSDATAAVMTGRADAQCLVLILALALVSKNPSIGTLVIPDPVDSTTSNAGYRREDDTSWQDFVNAWIEEHRENGFVKDAIIKNMGLVGVTEKDFPPGFSI; this is translated from the coding sequence ATGATGAATCGACGGAGATTTGCGACCGTGCTTGGCGCAAGCGCGGCCGGTGCTCTGGTTGCCGGTAAGGGTGCGTTTGCTCAAGGGCAAAGTTCGCTCGAGCGAGTTAAGGCATCGGGCGTGCTGCGTATCGGCGGGATTGCCGACGGAGCGCCCTATTATCAAAAGGGCGTCACTGACGGAAAATGGCGCGGTTTCTATATCGATATCTGTCAAAAGCTTGCGGATGATCTGGGTCTAAAGCTCGATATCACCGAGACGACATGGGGCAATTCGGTATTGGAACTCCAAGCCAACAAACTTGACGTCTTCTTCGGCCTTAACCCGACCCCCGAGCGTCAGAAGGTGATCGATTTTTCGGGACCTGTTTTCAAGAACGCGTTTTCGCTGGTGACGAAAAAGGGTGTCGAGGGCAAAACCTGGAAAGACTTCGACAAGGCTGAACTGTCGATTGCAGTGGATGCAGGCTCCTCGCATGATGCGGCTGTTACCCGCCATCTGCCCGATGCAAACGTCGTTCGCTTGAAAACGCAATCCGATGCGACTGCCGCCGTCATGACCGGTCGTGCCGATGCCCAATGTCTGGTGCTTATTCTGGCACTGGCACTGGTGTCGAAAAATCCCTCGATCGGCACCTTGGTGATCCCTGATCCGGTCGATTCCACGACGTCGAATGCAGGTTACCGCCGCGAAGATGATACCTCGTGGCAGGACTTCGTGAATGCGTGGATCGAAGAACATCGCGAGAATGGCTTCGTCAAGGACGCGATCATCAAGAACATGGGTCTTGTTGGTGTCACCGAGAAAGACTTCCCGCCCGGCTTCAGCATCTAA
- a CDS encoding LysR substrate-binding domain-containing protein — translation MVRRFIPSLADLQAFEAAARNLSFTKASDELGVTQSAISRNIGNLEKYLGSALFNRAGPRLVLTELGSRYYSDIPKILDHLEEVSIDVVRGRRAQEALQIGATPTMMTRWLMPRLPEFLQHHPDIKVELRIINDAEDFAETKIDVSILRGAGQWRNTRAIELFPEQLIVVCAPDMLKTIAHTRIFDFDTMPALQNASRSSLWLHWLRLSGTDMTGTIQGHRFANSDMLITAAQKGLGFAVIPEHYIYNELSEGTLAAPFGDACSSGTGYWVTVPERKWDDTRVQLFRQWILNYVKREGRNRAQSH, via the coding sequence ATGGTTAGACGGTTCATCCCATCCCTTGCCGACTTGCAGGCCTTCGAAGCGGCTGCGCGTAATCTTAGCTTCACTAAGGCGTCCGACGAACTGGGCGTCACCCAAAGCGCCATCAGTCGTAATATTGGCAATCTGGAAAAGTATCTGGGTTCCGCGCTCTTTAATCGGGCAGGACCACGCCTTGTTCTTACAGAACTTGGCTCAAGGTACTATTCTGATATCCCGAAGATCCTAGATCACCTCGAAGAAGTATCCATCGATGTCGTCAGAGGACGCCGCGCCCAAGAAGCGTTGCAGATAGGCGCCACGCCCACGATGATGACCCGCTGGCTCATGCCAAGATTGCCGGAATTCCTACAACACCATCCCGATATCAAGGTTGAACTACGTATTATCAATGACGCCGAGGACTTTGCTGAAACGAAGATCGATGTCAGCATATTACGCGGCGCCGGCCAGTGGCGGAATACGCGTGCGATCGAGTTATTTCCTGAACAACTCATCGTCGTCTGCGCGCCAGATATGCTCAAGACGATAGCACATACCCGTATATTCGACTTTGACACTATGCCCGCCCTTCAGAATGCATCAAGGTCAAGCTTATGGCTTCATTGGCTCAGACTGAGCGGTACAGACATGACTGGAACCATTCAGGGGCATCGCTTCGCCAATAGCGACATGCTGATAACAGCTGCGCAAAAAGGTCTCGGCTTTGCGGTAATACCTGAACATTACATCTATAATGAGCTCTCTGAAGGCACCCTTGCAGCACCATTCGGCGATGCCTGCTCTTCCGGTACCGGATATTGGGTTACCGTTCCCGAAAGAAAATGGGACGACACTCGCGTTCAGCTATTTCGCCAGTGGATATTGAATTACGTCAAACGTGAAGGCCGAAATAGGGCTCAGAGTCATTGA
- a CDS encoding GntR family transcriptional regulator has product MSDKMPNTADRRLPAYLRLRDELAARIAAGEWDASEMLPSENALTRESGLSVGTVRKAVQQLVDEGLLERRQGAGTFLRKPAFDSSLFRFFALRDGEGPSTIPVSRLIARTRATAPEAVARILGTSDCVRIERVRLLQDIPWLSEDIWLPRARFDGIEAVPEMEIGPLLYPFYLGRYGQFIARAEDEVRFGKATEIAAERLNLPAAAPVALIERTAFALDGQALEWRLACGAADRFRYRSRIS; this is encoded by the coding sequence ATGTCCGATAAAATGCCAAATACCGCAGATCGCCGTCTGCCGGCTTATTTGCGCCTGCGCGATGAATTGGCGGCGCGTATTGCGGCGGGGGAATGGGACGCATCAGAAATGCTGCCCTCGGAAAACGCACTGACCCGCGAGAGCGGCCTGTCGGTCGGGACGGTGCGAAAGGCCGTGCAACAACTGGTTGACGAGGGTCTTCTGGAGCGCCGTCAGGGCGCGGGCACGTTTTTGCGCAAACCCGCCTTCGACAGCAGCCTGTTCCGCTTTTTTGCCCTGCGCGATGGGGAGGGGCCGTCGACTATCCCTGTCAGCCGTCTGATCGCACGGACCCGCGCCACCGCGCCCGAAGCGGTCGCCCGCATCCTGGGCACCAGTGACTGTGTCAGGATCGAGCGGGTACGCCTGTTGCAAGACATCCCGTGGCTGTCAGAAGACATCTGGCTGCCGCGCGCCCGCTTTGACGGGATCGAAGCAGTACCCGAGATGGAGATCGGACCGCTTCTCTACCCCTTCTACCTTGGCCGCTATGGCCAGTTCATTGCCCGCGCCGAGGATGAGGTTCGGTTTGGAAAAGCGACGGAAATTGCCGCCGAACGGTTGAACCTGCCTGCGGCCGCACCTGTTGCCCTGATCGAGCGCACGGCCTTTGCGCTGGATGGGCAGGCGCTGGAATGGCGCTTGGCCTGCGGCGCGGCCGATCGTTTCCGCTACCGAAGCCGGATCAGCTGA
- a CDS encoding amidohydrolase family protein: MPDKTPDITGIDTHAHIFSPDQPMAEGRRYTPDYTARLEDWLAHMADHGLSHGVLIQPSFLGTDNGLIAEAISQHPHHLRGVAVVDPEMSESALARLDAQGFVGARLNLVGRPLEAYDSAQWQRFFRRLADLGWQVEIQRAFEDFATIVPPIATSGVAVMIDHFGLPKGGIRPEDAAHRAVLEMLRAHPNAYVKLSAPYRSAQDDVAAHRSFEALREACGGVARFCWGSDWPHTQHETAVSYDDQMTRFAALVPDADDRARILITTPADLFRFSK; this comes from the coding sequence ATGCCAGACAAGACGCCCGACATCACCGGTATCGACACCCATGCGCATATTTTCTCTCCCGACCAACCCATGGCCGAGGGACGCCGCTACACCCCCGATTACACCGCAAGGCTGGAAGACTGGCTGGCACATATGGCCGATCACGGCCTCAGCCATGGTGTCCTGATCCAACCCAGCTTCCTCGGGACCGATAACGGGCTGATCGCCGAGGCCATCAGCCAGCATCCGCATCATCTTCGCGGTGTGGCGGTGGTGGATCCCGAGATGTCCGAAAGCGCTCTGGCGCGGCTTGATGCGCAGGGGTTCGTGGGCGCGCGGCTCAACCTCGTCGGCCGGCCGCTCGAGGCCTATGACAGCGCGCAATGGCAGCGATTTTTCCGGCGTCTTGCCGATCTGGGCTGGCAGGTCGAGATCCAGCGCGCCTTCGAGGATTTCGCCACCATCGTCCCGCCCATCGCGACATCGGGCGTGGCGGTGATGATCGACCATTTCGGCTTGCCCAAAGGCGGTATCCGCCCCGAGGATGCCGCGCATCGCGCAGTGCTCGAAATGCTGCGCGCCCATCCGAACGCCTATGTGAAACTTTCGGCGCCTTATCGCAGCGCGCAGGATGATGTTGCCGCCCACCGGTCCTTCGAAGCATTACGCGAGGCCTGTGGCGGTGTGGCACGCTTTTGCTGGGGCAGCGACTGGCCTCATACGCAGCACGAAACCGCTGTCAGCTATGACGACCAGATGACGCGGTTTGCCGCGCTCGTCCCCGACGCGGATGACCGCGCGCGCATCCTGATCACAACACCCGCGGACCTGTTCCGCTTTAGCAAGTAA
- a CDS encoding SLC13 family permease: protein MSLVVVLAIVAAIALGYKTRINIGLFAIAFAYLIGSFAMGMKPSDIIAMWPLKIFFVIFSVCLFYSFAMINGTLEKLAGHLLWACRGMPWLLPYAIYLTATVIAAMGAGYYTVLAFMAPITLILCRRTGMDLILGGMAVNYGALGGANFMSSQSGIIFRGLMTNAGLDDNSAFINAAAIFGATFVLPLVVITVLLFLTGRHRVIGGTGDAFTRPEPLDSRQRATLWLTLAMMAIVLAAPLAHLAFPSSTMVTYINSKIDIGLIASIFSVIALLMKLGDERKAIASLPWGTLIMICGMGMLISVAIKAGTIDQLAGWISTTIPAHLVPLAFGIVAAIMSLFASTLGVVTPALFPMVLPLAASLGLSPMLMFTAIVVGAQATSISPFSSGGSLILGSALDDETRGSLFTRLLLRAAPLGFVAALVCNLILTFAF from the coding sequence ATGAGCCTCGTTGTCGTATTGGCCATCGTGGCCGCTATTGCCTTGGGATATAAAACCCGCATCAATATCGGCCTCTTCGCCATCGCCTTCGCCTATCTGATCGGCAGCTTCGCCATGGGCATGAAGCCCAGCGACATCATCGCGATGTGGCCGCTGAAAATCTTCTTCGTAATTTTCTCTGTCTGCCTGTTCTACAGTTTTGCCATGATCAATGGCACGCTCGAGAAGCTTGCGGGCCATCTGCTCTGGGCCTGCCGTGGCATGCCGTGGCTGCTGCCCTATGCCATCTATCTGACCGCGACGGTCATCGCAGCTATGGGCGCGGGCTATTACACGGTTCTGGCCTTCATGGCGCCGATCACCCTGATCTTGTGCCGCCGCACCGGAATGGACCTGATCCTTGGCGGCATGGCGGTGAATTATGGCGCGCTTGGCGGTGCCAATTTCATGTCGAGCCAGTCGGGCATCATCTTCCGCGGCCTGATGACCAATGCGGGTCTGGACGATAACAGCGCCTTTATCAATGCCGCAGCCATCTTCGGGGCAACCTTCGTATTGCCGCTGGTGGTGATTACGGTGCTGCTTTTCCTGACCGGCCGCCACCGCGTGATTGGCGGAACGGGCGATGCCTTCACCCGCCCCGAGCCGCTCGACAGCCGGCAGCGCGCGACCCTGTGGCTGACGCTTGCCATGATGGCCATCGTGCTGGCCGCGCCGCTTGCGCATCTGGCCTTCCCGTCCTCGACAATGGTCACCTATATCAACTCCAAGATCGATATCGGGCTGATTGCCAGTATCTTCTCGGTCATCGCGCTGCTGATGAAGCTGGGAGACGAACGTAAGGCGATCGCCTCGCTGCCGTGGGGCACGCTGATCATGATCTGCGGCATGGGCATGCTGATCTCGGTGGCGATCAAGGCGGGCACAATCGACCAGCTTGCCGGCTGGATCTCGACGACCATTCCGGCCCATCTCGTGCCGCTGGCCTTCGGCATCGTGGCCGCGATCATGTCGCTCTTCGCCTCGACGCTGGGCGTGGTGACACCTGCGCTTTTCCCGATGGTCCTGCCGCTGGCCGCCTCGCTGGGGCTCAGCCCGATGCTGATGTTCACCGCCATCGTGGTGGGCGCACAGGCAACGTCGATTTCGCCCTTCTCCTCCGGCGGTAGCCTGATCCTCGGCTCGGCTCTCGATGATGAAACGCGCGGATCGCTCTTCACGCGGCTTCTGCTCCGTGCAGCGCCTTTGGGATTTGTCGCAGCGCTGGTCTGCAACCTGATCCTGACTTTCGCCTTCTGA
- a CDS encoding PepSY domain-containing protein, with protein sequence MTKTILLATALIAAPMLACTMPAIGDHIGTTPEAASVALADADCTVTKFGAEDGMIEAECDDADKAHWEVYIDPTSGDVVKIKESD encoded by the coding sequence ATGACCAAAACGATCTTGCTTGCCACTGCCCTCATCGCAGCTCCCATGCTTGCTTGCACCATGCCCGCCATCGGCGATCATATTGGCACGACGCCGGAGGCGGCCAGTGTCGCGCTGGCGGATGCCGACTGCACCGTCACAAAATTCGGCGCGGAAGACGGGATGATCGAAGCCGAATGTGATGATGCCGACAAAGCCCATTGGGAAGTCTATATCGATCCGACCTCGGGCGATGTCGTCAAGATCAAGGAAAGCGACTGA
- a CDS encoding IS66 family transposase, with product MSSAPPIDLSVIPESQRSAVLAVMQENGALKEANRRLEHLVHGKRSEKLSEDDRQLAFEDLETAVAEVETRKEQAAPSTTTPRRSRQRNLGHLPAGLPRIERVLEPASLDWSPLSRHRSKRRWRRGCGRMHRIGEDRTERLDIIPAQLRVLVDIRPKYACRICPDGVTQAVAAPRLIEAGLPTERAIAHILVSKFADHLPFYRQSQILARSGIQIERSTLADWAGTVAFHLGPVIDRLTEHLKSSEKLFMDDTTAPVLHPGRGRTKIGHLWALARDDCGWGGEDPPGVVFTYQPSRAGAHAEQILQGFDGILQLDGYTGYDRLTHPSRRGGAPITVAHCWAHARRKLKEVFDRDGSEIAAEGLHRIAKLYRIEAEIRGMSPGQGLSARQARSAPLVAELGNWLQTRRLRISAKSRLGEKLTYIHRQWAGLQTFLRDGRVEIDSNAVENLIRPIALTRKNAPFAYLKAALEAIAAGHQANRTDELLPWNFTSSS from the coding sequence ATGTCCAGCGCCCCGCCCATCGACCTGTCCGTGATCCCCGAGAGCCAGCGCTCCGCCGTTCTGGCGGTGATGCAGGAGAATGGCGCCCTAAAGGAAGCGAACCGGCGGCTGGAGCATCTCGTGCATGGCAAGCGGTCCGAGAAGCTGAGCGAGGACGATCGGCAGCTGGCCTTTGAAGACCTGGAAACAGCCGTGGCCGAGGTCGAGACCCGCAAGGAACAGGCTGCGCCATCCACCACGACGCCGCGCCGGTCACGACAGCGCAACCTCGGCCATCTACCTGCAGGTTTGCCGCGCATCGAGCGCGTCCTTGAGCCTGCGAGCCTTGATTGGTCGCCATTGTCGCGCCATCGGTCCAAGCGACGATGGCGACGTGGTTGCGGCCGGATGCACCGGATCGGCGAGGACCGCACCGAGCGCTTGGACATCATTCCGGCGCAGCTTCGGGTTTTGGTCGACATCCGCCCGAAATATGCCTGTCGGATCTGCCCGGACGGGGTCACGCAAGCTGTTGCGGCGCCCCGGCTGATCGAAGCTGGGCTGCCGACCGAGCGGGCCATCGCGCATATCCTGGTCTCGAAGTTTGCGGACCACCTGCCATTTTACAGACAAAGCCAGATCCTTGCCCGCTCCGGCATCCAGATCGAGCGCAGCACCCTAGCTGATTGGGCCGGGACGGTTGCGTTCCACCTTGGCCCTGTGATCGATCGGCTGACCGAGCATCTCAAATCCTCCGAAAAGCTGTTCATGGATGATACCACGGCTCCGGTTCTCCACCCCGGACGCGGCCGAACCAAGATAGGACACCTCTGGGCCTTGGCCCGTGACGACTGCGGATGGGGCGGAGAAGACCCGCCCGGTGTCGTCTTCACCTATCAGCCCAGCCGAGCCGGCGCCCACGCGGAACAGATCCTTCAGGGCTTCGACGGTATCCTGCAGCTCGACGGCTACACCGGTTATGACCGGCTGACGCACCCGTCCCGCAGGGGCGGCGCGCCGATCACGGTTGCCCACTGCTGGGCACACGCACGCAGGAAGCTGAAGGAAGTCTTCGACCGCGACGGCTCGGAGATCGCCGCTGAAGGCCTTCATCGTATCGCCAAGCTCTACCGCATTGAGGCCGAGATCCGGGGTATGAGCCCGGGCCAAGGTCTGTCGGCCCGTCAGGCCCGCAGCGCGCCCCTCGTGGCCGAGTTAGGTAATTGGCTGCAGACACGGCGCCTGCGCATCTCGGCCAAGTCGCGCCTCGGCGAAAAGCTGACCTACATCCATCGCCAGTGGGCCGGCCTGCAGACCTTCCTCCGCGACGGCCGCGTCGAGATCGACTCCAACGCCGTCGAAAACCTGATCCGCCCCATTGCCCTGACGAGAAAGAACGCACCCTTCGCCTATCTTAAGGCGGCCTTGGAAGCCATCGCCGCCGGTCACCAGGCCAACAGGACCGACGAGCTACTTCCCTGGAACTTCACCTCGTCAAGCTGA
- the tnpB gene encoding IS66 family insertion sequence element accessory protein TnpB (TnpB, as the term is used for proteins encoded by IS66 family insertion elements, is considered an accessory protein, since TnpC, encoded by a neighboring gene, is a DDE family transposase.) has translation MATKPVDFRKGHDGLAALVQSTLAEDPFTGTVFVFRSKRADRLKILFWDGSGLVMAYKRLEESTFTWPFAIVARTVYGWPLGKSFVWVWHSGRSRPCIRRQFAAS, from the coding sequence GTGGCGACGAAGCCGGTCGACTTCCGCAAAGGCCATGACGGCCTTGCGGCGCTGGTCCAGTCTACACTGGCGGAAGATCCGTTCACTGGAACGGTCTTCGTCTTCCGCTCGAAGCGGGCCGACCGGCTGAAGATCCTGTTCTGGGACGGCAGCGGCCTAGTCATGGCCTACAAGCGCTTGGAGGAAAGCACCTTCACCTGGCCGTTCGCCATCGTCGCTCGGACCGTGTATGGATGGCCCCTTGGCAAGAGCTTTGTTTGGGTCTGGCATTCCGGTCGGTCGCGGCCATGTATACGGCGTCAATTTGCAGCATCATAG
- a CDS encoding metalloregulator ArsR/SmtB family transcription factor, whose protein sequence is MSKRKPERVCHSVEEASELVKHLANPNRLAVMCHLMDAPRSVTELEEDLGIPQPTLSQQLSILRDADLIVGMRQARSVIYRIEDARVLPLIQALRLIFAELNDLLMQKRSNFPGDMDMFD, encoded by the coding sequence TTGAGTAAACGCAAGCCTGAAAGAGTCTGTCACAGTGTCGAGGAAGCCAGCGAGCTTGTGAAGCACCTCGCCAACCCCAACCGGCTGGCTGTGATGTGCCACTTGATGGACGCGCCGCGCAGCGTCACTGAACTCGAGGAGGATCTCGGTATTCCCCAGCCTACTTTGTCCCAACAACTGTCGATCCTGAGGGATGCGGATCTCATTGTCGGCATGCGGCAAGCCCGTTCCGTGATCTACCGTATCGAGGACGCAAGGGTTCTGCCGCTGATCCAGGCGCTTCGCCTGATCTTTGCCGAGCTTAACGACCTTCTCATGCAGAAGCGCTCCAATTTTCCCGGCGATATGGATATGTTCGACTAG